One Anaerolineae bacterium genomic window carries:
- a CDS encoding S1 RNA-binding domain-containing protein produces the protein MSNETTLERASDIRAERQVITEGVSALRSNGTSSESPMAEATPSAQQAKDNGGMAEVASPASEEARGTEQRKKRRRRRRRRAQAAVAQPVEIKVIPPKKIIKPLKRGMEVTGVVRRLTDFGAFIDIGVGTDGLAHISELSVTRVNKVSDVLQEGQQVTAWIKDLDREHNRISLTLIPPGTKTIRNLQEGEIVRGKITRLTPYGAFVDIGVGREAMLHVREMAEGYVAKPEDVVRVGEELEARVIAVDRRRQRIDLSLKGLRPEPVQPEPEPVTEFDLDDDEETEEIPSVIALAFQKALGEDFQDEKRRDRRQKRRRRDRDEYDEEMEEILSRTLRYRDSR, from the coding sequence GTGAGCAACGAGACCACCTTGGAACGGGCATCGGATATCCGGGCTGAGAGGCAAGTCATCACCGAAGGTGTGTCAGCGCTTCGGTCAAACGGGACGTCCTCGGAGTCACCGATGGCCGAAGCGACACCATCAGCGCAACAGGCCAAGGATAACGGGGGGATGGCCGAGGTTGCATCTCCTGCATCGGAGGAAGCAAGAGGGACGGAGCAGCGTAAGAAGCGCCGCCGACGTCGCCGACGTCGTGCTCAAGCCGCTGTAGCGCAGCCGGTGGAGATCAAGGTGATCCCTCCCAAGAAGATCATCAAGCCGCTAAAGCGGGGCATGGAAGTGACCGGGGTTGTCCGTCGGCTGACCGACTTTGGCGCTTTCATCGACATTGGGGTGGGCACCGATGGGCTGGCGCATATTTCGGAGCTGTCTGTCACTCGCGTTAACAAAGTGAGCGATGTCCTCCAGGAAGGCCAACAGGTGACGGCCTGGATCAAAGATTTAGATCGTGAACATAACCGCATCAGCCTGACCTTGATCCCCCCAGGTACTAAGACCATCCGCAACCTGCAAGAAGGTGAGATCGTACGTGGTAAGATCACCCGGCTGACGCCGTATGGTGCTTTTGTGGACATCGGCGTCGGGCGAGAGGCCATGTTGCATGTGCGTGAGATGGCTGAAGGGTATGTGGCTAAACCAGAGGACGTCGTTCGGGTAGGTGAGGAGCTGGAAGCTCGGGTGATCGCGGTGGATCGGCGTCGACAGCGGATTGATCTAAGCCTGAAGGGATTGCGGCCGGAGCCAGTGCAGCCTGAGCCGGAGCCGGTGACGGAGTTTGACCTCGATGACGACGAGGAAACAGAGGAGATCCCCTCGGTGATAGCGCTGGCCTTCCAGAAAGCTCTAGGCGAAGACTTCCAGGATGAAAAGCGGCGGGATCGCCGCCAGAAACGTCGCCGGCGCGATCGCGATGAGTACGACGAGGAGATGGAGGAGATCCTCTCGCGAACGCTTCGGTATCGAGATAGCCGCTGA